Proteins encoded together in one Camelina sativa cultivar DH55 chromosome 9, Cs, whole genome shotgun sequence window:
- the LOC104715318 gene encoding uncharacterized protein LOC104715318 yields the protein MTKEIYQMISETNRRVDAVVTQTTPSQISAGQSLNVDGLTRRLDFSEAQPERRNPPPRTTSSIRPTNPNSRIHESMTVLVTRHANSGPCYELEEIRSQISGMNTLLHRAISTAPEIDRIVEVTRQSPFTQRIARAAIPHVKLKLPVYQGDKDPVQFMTSFMATMSKARFTEEQRDAGCCQLFVDSLSGPALVWFTRLEPNSIDNFDDLSKVFLKNYRILIERGVTSSDLWEMAQERGEPIANYLNRFKEKLTKVNVPEDAAMAAFRKGLIPGSPLRKDLNIREHKDLDDALHRASRFALDEEEEARIAAKTNDEQPSHPAKTKNRVEHHEPRKHHEPQDRKKGVIHAVSEVDGQDKQPSDPKELYCDFYMYPGHSTQECVHLKNYLYAKYLSGEVEATYQPKSARGGRGRRGGWRGGRSNRGRGAGGGRGYDGPPNAAQQLAPVNHQEEAPQADELPGPPKRQRGQNPERANSPPRGRITMILGPPEDCADSVRALKKRARQVCALQTAPGEPPLCADPISFTSEDAKGIQHPHSDPLVIEVSMGDFDVERVLIDTGSTVNVLCWQTLEKMGVTPDQLKPETRTLTGYNGVAKMSMGDVKLQVRAGGVTRKTKFAVVDAPPIYNAILGVPWIYAMQAVPSTYHL from the coding sequence ATGACAAAagagatctaccagatgatctccgaaACCAACCGCAGAGTTGATGCCGTTGTGACCCAAACAACCCCATCACAGATCTCTGCTGGACAATCGCTCAACGTAGATGGTCTCACTCGTCGTCTCGATTTTTCGGAAGCACAACCGGAGCGGAGGAATCCTCCCCCTCGGACCACGTCCAGTATCCGACCAACGAATCCGAACTCACGGATACACGAAAGCATGACCGTCCTAGTCACCCGCCACGCGAACTCCGGACCTTGCTACGAACTCGAAGAAATCAGGTCACAGATTAGTGGCATGAACACTCTCCTCCATCGAGCTATCAGCACCGCTCCGGAAATCGACAGGATCGTTGAGGTAACTCGGCAGTCGCCCTTCACTCAACGGATAGCACGAGCCGCCATACCACACGTCAAACTGAAGCTGCCGGTCTATCAGGGAGACAAAGATCCGGTCCAGTTCATGACATCCTTCATGGCGACCATGTCAAAAGCTCGATTCACCGAAGAACAAAGGGACGCCGGTTGCTGTCAACTGTTCGTGGATAGCCTTTCCGGCCCTGCCTTGGTGTGGTTCACGAGGCTCGAGCCGAACTCGATTGACAACTTTGACGACCTGTCCAAGGTTTTCCTCAAGAACTACCGAATCCTCATCGAACGAGGCGTGACAAGTTCAGACCTCTGGGAGATGGCCCAGGAACGAGGGGAACCTATCGCCAACTACTTGAACAGGTTCAAAGAAAAGTTGACAAAGGTCAACGTCCCGGAAGACGCAGCAATGGCGGCCTTCCGAAAAGGCTTAATCCCCGGATCGCCATTACGAAAAGACCTTAACATCCGGGAACACAAGGATCTCGATGATGCGCTACATCGGGCCTCCAGGTTTGCACTcgacgaggaggaagaagccCGAATAGCCGCAAAAACTAATGACGAACAGCCGTCGCATCCCGCTAAGACTAAAAACCGGGTCGAACACCACGAACCCCGCAAGCACCACGAACCACAGGATCGAAAAAAGGGCGTCATCCATGCAGTCTCCGAGGTGGACGGTCAGGACAAGCAGCCATCTGACCCGAAGGAACTCTACTGCGATTTTTACATGTACCCCGGTCACTCCACACAAGAGTGCGTCCATCTGAAGAACTATCTGTACGCAAAGTATCTTTCTGGCGAAGTCGAAGCTACTTATCAGCCAAAAAGCGCCCGTGGAGGCAGAGGTCGCCGAGGTGGATGGCGCGGAGGACGATCTAACCGAGGCCGTGGCGCAGGCGGCGGACGGGGTTACGATGGACCACCCAACGCAGCCCAGCAGCTAGCACCCGTGAATCACCAGGAGGAGGCGCCCCAAGCAGACGAACTGCCTGGCCCACCCAAACGACAGAGGGGACAAAACCCGGAGCGGGCTAATTCTCCTCCCCGTGGACGAATAACCATGATACTTGGTCCACCGGAGGACTGCGCGGATTCTGTTCGCGCACTCAAAAAGAGAGCACGGCAAGTTTGCGCCCTCCAAACCGCTCCGGGCGAGCCTCCGCTATGTGCGGACCCGATATCATTCACCTCAGAAGACGCCAAAGGAATCCAACACCCCCATTCAGACCCCTTGGTTATCGAAGTCTCGATGGGCGACTTCGACGTCGAACGAGTTTTGATCGACACTGGGAGCACAGTCAATGTACTCTGTTGGCAAACATTGGAAAAAATGGGCGTCACACCAGACCAACTGAAACCCGAAACTCGAACGCTGACGGGCTATAACGGGGTCGCCAAAATGTCGATGGGCGACGTGAAGCTACAAGTACGAGCTGGCGGAGTGACCCGGAAAACTAAGTTCGCAGTCGTTGATGCACCACCAATCTACAACGCTATTCTGGGGGTACCTTGGATATatgcgatgcaggccgtaccGTCGACCTATCACCTCTGA
- the LOC104711077 gene encoding nudix hydrolase 9-like isoform X1, with protein sequence MAKLAEEKNLEGSQYQILLSCPFGLSPSQVSVDFSKSHDRVPHPDPDLEDSISQVWEKRTQGNSSLFNGQKFRFQYGSYSLDGDGGGTNEVPHVCLRLGLTDYRTFVGTNLSSLWEKFLVTSQDDSIRCRHTSSPLGNGAVIETSDKKIIVLRRSNNVGEFPGHYVFPGGHPEPTAVGIDYHQLENNVQTGELLNKKVTQEMFDSIICEVVEETGIPASSLSPPLFIGISRRELNARPAMFFFVKCSHHSDDIPRLYSSAEDGFESTRLHTVSLDELKMMTSRMPGCHHGGYALYELMLQRLNNIKETSVLAKEDDT encoded by the exons ATGGCGAAACTAGCAGAAGAGAAGAATCTTGAAGGTTCACAATACCAGATTCTTCTCTCATGTCCTTTTGGACTCTCTCCATCTCAG GTCTCGGTGGATTTCTCGAAATCGCACGATCGGGTTCCTCATCCGGATCCTGATCTCGAAGATTCTATTTCTCAG GTCTGGGAAAAGAGAACACAGGGCAATTCATCATTGTTCAATGGCCAAAAGTTCAGG TTTCAGTATGGATCATATAGTTTagatggtgatggtggtggtacCAATGAAGTGCCACACGTTTGTCTTCGCCTTGGCCTGACTGATTACAG GACTTTTGTAGGAACAAATTTGAGTTCTCTGTGGGAGAAGTTCCTTGTTACATCACAag ATGACTCAATAAGATGTAGACATACCTCAAGTCCATTGGGTAATGGAGCAGTTATCGAAACTTCTGACAAGAAGATTATTGTGTTACGCCGGAGTAATAATGTTGGGGAGTTTCCAGGTCACTATGTATTCCCGGGGGGCCATCCAGAG CCAACAGCAGTAGGTATTGATTACCACCAGCTTGAAAATAATGTTCAAACCGGCGAGCTTTTAAACAAGAAGGTGACTCAAGAAATGTTTGACAGCATTATCTGTGAAGTTGTTGAAGAAACTGGAATACCAGCATCATCACTT AGCCCTCCTCTGTTCATCGGAATATCTCGTAGGGAGTTGAATGCAAGACCTGCTATGTTTTTCTTCGTCAAGTGTAGTCATCATTCAGATGACATTCCAAGATTATACTCTAGCGCTGAAGATGGGTTCGAGTCAACACGGCTCCACACTGTCTCATTG GATGagctgaagatgatgacatCGAGAATGCCGGGTTGCCATCATGGTGGATACGCTCTCTACGAACTGATGCTTCAACGTCTCAACAACATTAAGGAAACGTCTGTATTAGCCAAAGAGGACGATACTTAA
- the LOC104711077 gene encoding nudix hydrolase 9-like isoform X2, with protein MAKLAEEKNLEGSQYQILLSCPFGLSPSQVSVDFSKSHDRVPHPDPDLEDSISQVWEKRTQGNSSLFNGQKFRYGSYSLDGDGGGTNEVPHVCLRLGLTDYRTFVGTNLSSLWEKFLVTSQDDSIRCRHTSSPLGNGAVIETSDKKIIVLRRSNNVGEFPGHYVFPGGHPEPTAVGIDYHQLENNVQTGELLNKKVTQEMFDSIICEVVEETGIPASSLSPPLFIGISRRELNARPAMFFFVKCSHHSDDIPRLYSSAEDGFESTRLHTVSLDELKMMTSRMPGCHHGGYALYELMLQRLNNIKETSVLAKEDDT; from the exons ATGGCGAAACTAGCAGAAGAGAAGAATCTTGAAGGTTCACAATACCAGATTCTTCTCTCATGTCCTTTTGGACTCTCTCCATCTCAG GTCTCGGTGGATTTCTCGAAATCGCACGATCGGGTTCCTCATCCGGATCCTGATCTCGAAGATTCTATTTCTCAG GTCTGGGAAAAGAGAACACAGGGCAATTCATCATTGTTCAATGGCCAAAAGTTCAGG TATGGATCATATAGTTTagatggtgatggtggtggtacCAATGAAGTGCCACACGTTTGTCTTCGCCTTGGCCTGACTGATTACAG GACTTTTGTAGGAACAAATTTGAGTTCTCTGTGGGAGAAGTTCCTTGTTACATCACAag ATGACTCAATAAGATGTAGACATACCTCAAGTCCATTGGGTAATGGAGCAGTTATCGAAACTTCTGACAAGAAGATTATTGTGTTACGCCGGAGTAATAATGTTGGGGAGTTTCCAGGTCACTATGTATTCCCGGGGGGCCATCCAGAG CCAACAGCAGTAGGTATTGATTACCACCAGCTTGAAAATAATGTTCAAACCGGCGAGCTTTTAAACAAGAAGGTGACTCAAGAAATGTTTGACAGCATTATCTGTGAAGTTGTTGAAGAAACTGGAATACCAGCATCATCACTT AGCCCTCCTCTGTTCATCGGAATATCTCGTAGGGAGTTGAATGCAAGACCTGCTATGTTTTTCTTCGTCAAGTGTAGTCATCATTCAGATGACATTCCAAGATTATACTCTAGCGCTGAAGATGGGTTCGAGTCAACACGGCTCCACACTGTCTCATTG GATGagctgaagatgatgacatCGAGAATGCCGGGTTGCCATCATGGTGGATACGCTCTCTACGAACTGATGCTTCAACGTCTCAACAACATTAAGGAAACGTCTGTATTAGCCAAAGAGGACGATACTTAA